In the genome of uncultured Campylobacter sp., one region contains:
- the exbB gene encoding TonB-system energizer ExbB — protein sequence MEFLAHYVDYIIFAILGFMSFLVVWFSIERLLFYSKVKASDYKSKALYEEALTKNLTTLYIVYSNAPYIGLLGTVIGIMITFFDMSTASGIDTKAIMQGLSLALKATATGLVVAVPTLIIYNGFVRKVDVLLNRYDEVK from the coding sequence ATGGAATTTTTGGCGCATTACGTGGATTACATTATCTTTGCGATCCTCGGATTTATGAGCTTTTTAGTCGTGTGGTTCAGTATCGAAAGGCTGCTTTTTTATTCGAAGGTTAAGGCGAGCGATTACAAAAGCAAGGCGCTATATGAAGAGGCTCTGACTAAAAATTTAACGACGCTTTATATCGTTTATTCAAATGCCCCGTACATTGGTCTTTTGGGCACAGTTATTGGCATTATGATCACATTTTTTGATATGAGTACTGCAAGCGGTATCGATACCAAGGCTATCATGCAAGGTCTTTCGCTTGCCCTTAAAGCTACCGCTACTGGCCTAGTCGTCGCCGTGCCTACGCTCATCATCTACAACGGCTTTGTCCGCAAGGTAGATGTGCTTCTAAACCGCTACGATGAGGTTAAATAA
- the exbD gene encoding TonB system transport protein ExbD has product MSIPRRDGLNIVPFIDIMLVLLAIVLSVSTFIAQGHIKVNLPSSSSSQNPQEDKKVTIKVDSESKIYLDDVAISEDELEEKIAALDKNDLVVLKNDKDSKFSSFISIMDVLKKAGHEKFAIVTEKEQ; this is encoded by the coding sequence ATGAGCATCCCTAGACGAGACGGGCTAAATATTGTCCCGTTCATCGACATTATGCTGGTGCTGCTAGCGATCGTGCTTAGCGTTTCGACTTTTATCGCGCAGGGTCATATCAAGGTCAATCTGCCCTCGTCTTCGAGCTCGCAAAATCCGCAAGAAGATAAAAAAGTTACCATCAAAGTGGATAGCGAATCTAAAATTTATCTAGACGATGTCGCAATAAGCGAGGATGAGCTTGAGGAAAAAATTGCCGCGCTCGATAAAAACGATCTTGTCGTGTTGAAAAATGATAAAGACTCGAAATTTTCCTCTTTCATTTCGATCATGGATGTCCTAAAAAAGGCAGGCCATGAAAAATTTGCGATCGTGACCGAAAAAGAGCAATGA
- a CDS encoding energy transducer TonB encodes MNKDSAVGFIVSLVLHCIIAVGVFALLSSAPKPPSMPDMIAFSIDSIMDDAKQGDISDEPNIPPPSDQSEPDPEPEPIPPEPEPEPEPTPPEPEPIPEPEPIPEPEPIPEPVVEKPKPVEKPKPKPVEKPKPVEKPKPKKEHKVQSSDRNLTAKFDPTKPISLGSGGGGGSSSAGGGSDAITSRGDPSNSDVGKKIFTIISRYAQSHYPKNAQRMRKIGVVGVHFTYTASGDVKGLRVTSSSNVDSLDEGALSAVERTKGSFPKVEKDMEFNFSIKYTLNFN; translated from the coding sequence ATGAATAAAGATAGCGCAGTAGGTTTTATCGTATCTTTGGTGCTGCATTGCATCATCGCTGTGGGTGTTTTTGCTCTTTTATCGTCGGCACCGAAGCCGCCTAGCATGCCCGATATGATAGCCTTTTCCATCGATAGCATAATGGATGATGCCAAGCAGGGCGATATCTCCGATGAACCCAATATCCCGCCTCCTTCCGATCAGTCCGAACCGGATCCTGAGCCCGAGCCCATTCCGCCGGAGCCCGAGCCCGAACCGGAACCAACTCCGCCTGAGCCAGAGCCAATACCGGAGCCCGAGCCGATTCCTGAACCGGAGCCTATACCAGAGCCTGTAGTCGAAAAACCAAAACCGGTCGAAAAGCCTAAGCCAAAGCCGGTAGAAAAACCAAAACCGGTCGAAAAACCTAAGCCGAAAAAAGAGCATAAAGTTCAAAGCAGCGATAGGAATTTAACGGCAAAATTTGACCCGACAAAGCCTATTTCGCTGGGTAGCGGCGGGGGCGGGGGCTCCAGTAGCGCAGGCGGCGGTAGCGACGCCATCACGAGCCGCGGAGATCCTAGCAATAGCGATGTCGGCAAGAAAATTTTCACCATCATTTCTCGCTACGCGCAGTCGCACTACCCTAAAAATGCGCAACGTATGCGTAAAATCGGCGTCGTAGGCGTGCACTTTACCTATACGGCAAGTGGCGATGTTAAGGGTCTTCGCGTTACGTCTTCCTCGAATGTAGATTCGCTTGATGAGGGCGCGTTAAGCGCGGTCGAGCGCACAAAAGGTAGCTTTCCAAAGGTCGAGAAAGATATGGAATTTAACTTTAGCATAAAATATACGCTAAATTTTAACTAG
- a CDS encoding NAD(P)-binding domain-containing protein — translation MIDVYDLAVIGGGPCGIASVVEAKRNGLAHVLLLEKGDNHSQTIRQFYKDKKRVDKEYKGFDSETRGSISFETGTKESVLNYFDELLDSDEIDTNFKSEVEKIKKHADEFYITTSSAGYRARNVIVAIGRMGKPNKPAYKIPPSITQRVNFNLDKCTINEKILVVGGGNSAAEYAIALCKTNVVTLCYRKAKFTRLNETNESDVMRETKYGNIILRLGIDIEALENENGKVLVKFDSGTELVFDRVIYAIGGTSPIDFLKKCGIAYDENGVPIVDENLQTATSGLYVGGDLISRSGGSIVVAINHAHTIIKNIRR, via the coding sequence ATGATAGACGTTTACGACTTGGCGGTGATCGGCGGCGGTCCTTGTGGCATCGCTTCCGTAGTAGAAGCCAAAAGAAACGGGCTTGCGCACGTACTTCTGCTTGAAAAAGGCGACAACCACTCTCAAACGATTAGGCAGTTTTACAAAGATAAAAAGCGCGTCGATAAAGAATATAAGGGCTTTGATAGCGAGACGCGCGGCTCTATTTCGTTTGAAACCGGCACGAAAGAGAGCGTGCTAAATTATTTTGACGAGCTCTTAGATAGCGACGAAATCGATACGAATTTCAAAAGTGAGGTCGAAAAGATCAAAAAGCACGCAGATGAGTTTTATATCACGACTAGCTCGGCTGGATACCGCGCGCGCAACGTCATCGTCGCAATTGGCAGGATGGGCAAGCCTAATAAGCCCGCTTATAAAATTCCACCTTCGATCACGCAACGCGTAAATTTCAATCTAGATAAATGCACGATTAATGAAAAAATTCTAGTCGTCGGAGGCGGTAACTCAGCTGCAGAATACGCCATAGCGCTATGCAAGACCAATGTCGTGACGCTTTGCTATCGCAAGGCTAAATTTACCCGCCTAAACGAGACGAACGAAAGCGACGTAATGCGCGAGACCAAATACGGCAACATCATCTTGCGCTTAGGTATCGATATAGAGGCTCTTGAGAATGAAAACGGCAAGGTGCTGGTAAAATTTGATAGTGGCACCGAGCTCGTATTTGACCGCGTGATATACGCGATCGGCGGCACGAGCCCGATCGATTTTCTTAAAAAATGCGGCATCGCTTACGATGAAAACGGCGTGCCGATCGTGGATGAAAATCTTCAAACCGCCACTAGCGGGCTTTACGTCGGTGGAGATCTCATCAGCAGAAGTGGTGGATCGATCGTGGTGGCGATAAATCACGCTCATACCATCATCAAAAATATCCGCAGATGA
- a CDS encoding methyltransferase — MRLYQPKKGYRYTSDTIFLWNFIRSSGVRKADAASQNGSWALGCGVEFKDATDGGFNAQFCAADYAGDEVEFCAKDCAFSKEESYAADHSARNDRDFGGKSCAEFQAEFKKEFQEAFWAKFQSEHCKNSDFQSDEAWHALKPDIASGENFKFCDEQIAQPLESQKTYYKNYASKFEDVKAREDFAAECLRDGGFAACNERSLKGALNPRAIYGDVLDVGAGCGILGLLLKRDFESINLSLLEIQERNLEILRLNSLQNDLPAEILHADFAEFKSKKRFDFIVSNPPFYRERISLSKEPHMALSKSAASLSLRDFVRSANAHLKPGGTLIFCYEAGKLAKICELLGEFRLNLTRLGFVYPDISKPAKLALLQARKNSRSPCEIVLPIYASAHGRRTAQAHAIYKSANLTSVDYE, encoded by the coding sequence ATGAGGCTTTATCAGCCAAAAAAGGGTTATCGCTACACTAGCGATACGATTTTTTTGTGGAATTTTATAAGAAGCTCAGGCGTGCGTAAAGCTGACGCAGCATCGCAAAATGGCTCTTGGGCGCTGGGCTGTGGCGTGGAATTTAAAGACGCGACAGATGGAGGCTTTAATGCGCAGTTTTGCGCCGCGGATTACGCAGGCGACGAGGTGGAATTTTGCGCCAAGGATTGCGCTTTTAGCAAAGAAGAGTCGTATGCCGCTGACCATAGCGCGAGGAATGATCGTGATTTTGGAGGTAAAAGCTGTGCCGAATTCCAGGCGGAATTTAAAAAGGAATTTCAAGAGGCATTTTGGGCGAAATTTCAAAGCGAGCACTGCAAAAATTCCGATTTTCAAAGCGACGAAGCCTGGCATGCTTTAAAGCCTGATATCGCAAGCGGTGAAAATTTTAAATTTTGTGACGAGCAAATCGCGCAGCCTTTAGAATCTCAAAAGACGTACTATAAAAATTACGCGAGCAAATTTGAAGACGTCAAGGCGCGCGAGGATTTTGCTGCGGAGTGCTTGCGTGACGGAGGGTTTGCTGCTTGCAATGAGCGTAGCCTAAAAGGCGCGCTAAATCCGCGAGCGATATACGGCGACGTGCTGGATGTGGGCGCAGGATGTGGAATTTTAGGGCTTTTACTAAAACGCGATTTTGAGAGTATTAATTTAAGCTTGCTAGAAATTCAAGAGCGAAATTTAGAAATCTTAAGGCTGAATTCTTTGCAAAACGATCTACCTGCCGAGATTTTGCACGCGGATTTTGCGGAGTTTAAAAGTAAGAAGCGTTTTGACTTTATCGTCTCAAATCCGCCTTTTTATCGAGAGCGTATTTCGCTTAGCAAAGAGCCTCACATGGCGCTTAGTAAGAGCGCAGCAAGCCTTAGCCTACGGGATTTTGTGCGATCTGCGAATGCTCATCTTAAGCCTGGCGGTACGCTTATTTTTTGCTACGAGGCGGGCAAGCTAGCTAAAATTTGCGAGCTTTTGGGCGAGTTTAGGCTAAATTTGACGAGGCTTGGTTTTGTCTATCCTGACATTTCAAAGCCCGCTAAGCTCGCGCTTTTGCAGGCTCGTAAGAACTCGCGCTCGCCCTGTGAGATCGTTCTTCCGATCTATGCTAGCGCGCACGGAAGGCGCACCGCACAAGCCCACGCGATCTATAAAAGCGCAAATCTAACGAGCGTGGATTATGAGTGA
- a CDS encoding YkgJ family cysteine cluster protein has protein sequence MSEFGFSFDASACERCGGKCCTGESGYIWIDESEIAALAVKFKISPARIKEIYLQKIGAKFSVKEKPFEGGLACVFFDEAQRNCGIYELRPKQCRSFPFWEYFKTHTKELEEECIGVRF, from the coding sequence ATGAGTGAGTTCGGCTTTAGCTTTGATGCAAGCGCGTGCGAGCGCTGCGGCGGTAAGTGCTGCACGGGAGAGAGCGGCTATATCTGGATAGATGAGAGCGAGATTGCGGCGCTGGCGGTAAAATTTAAAATTTCGCCTGCAAGGATTAAGGAAATTTATTTACAAAAAATAGGCGCTAAATTTAGCGTAAAAGAAAAACCCTTTGAAGGCGGCTTAGCGTGCGTGTTTTTTGACGAAGCGCAACGCAACTGCGGGATTTACGAGCTGCGTCCGAAGCAGTGCCGTAGCTTCCCGTTTTGGGAATATTTTAAAACGCATACTAAAGAATTGGAGGAAGAATGTATCGGGGTAAGGTTTTAA
- the trpC gene encoding indole-3-glycerol phosphate synthase TrpC codes for MILDEILKRTREDLALRKERLPEDLLGRSLSANPYEPRDVISALRSDEKDPLRIIAEIKKASPSKGIIREDFEPLSLAVEYENAGASAFSVLTEPHYFKGDLEFIPQIRRYTRTPILRKDFIVDRYQILEALVYGADFILLIAKALERKELRELLEFARRLGLEALCEIHDKDDLKKVVFAGADIIGINHRNLETFEVDTSLSERLIPLIPNGKIIVAESGLHSHEQLLSLHKVGVDAFLIGEHFMRQDDVGAALREIKLGAGG; via the coding sequence ATGATTTTAGACGAAATTTTAAAGCGCACTCGCGAGGATCTCGCGCTTCGTAAAGAAAGACTGCCCGAGGATCTGCTCGGCCGCTCGCTAAGCGCTAATCCCTACGAACCGCGCGACGTCATAAGCGCGCTTAGAAGCGATGAGAAGGATCCGCTACGCATCATCGCCGAGATTAAAAAGGCAAGCCCGAGCAAGGGGATCATCCGCGAGGATTTTGAGCCGCTAAGCCTTGCCGTGGAGTACGAAAATGCAGGTGCGAGCGCCTTTTCGGTGCTTACCGAGCCGCATTATTTCAAAGGCGATTTGGAGTTCATCCCACAGATCCGCCGCTACACTCGTACACCCATTTTGCGCAAGGATTTCATCGTCGATCGTTATCAGATCCTCGAAGCGCTGGTTTATGGCGCGGATTTTATCCTGCTGATCGCCAAAGCGCTTGAGCGCAAGGAGCTAAGAGAACTGCTTGAGTTTGCCCGCAGGCTGGGACTTGAGGCGCTGTGCGAGATCCACGATAAGGACGATTTGAAAAAAGTGGTCTTTGCAGGCGCCGATATTATCGGCATCAACCATCGAAATTTAGAGACTTTCGAGGTCGATACGAGCCTGAGCGAGCGACTGATCCCGTTAATTCCAAACGGTAAGATCATCGTCGCCGAAAGCGGTCTGCACTCGCACGAGCAGCTTTTAAGCTTACATAAGGTGGGCGTCGATGCGTTTTTGATCGGCGAGCATTTTATGCGCCAAGATGACGTTGGCGCGGCACTGCGCGAGATAAAGCTCGGCGCGGGCGGCTAA
- a CDS encoding HIT domain-containing protein has product MDYLCAPWRSEYFTEKRSGCPFCDAVADAAFDDRNGVLFRARHCFGVMNLYPYSPGAFMVIPYEHVDNIECLSDDAWAEMSRYVRAGVGILKRTLGANGVNIGMNLGAAAGAGIAEHVHYHLVPRWQRDTNFITTIANVRVNGVSFAPLFEKLKAAYAEIKF; this is encoded by the coding sequence ATGGATTATCTTTGCGCCCCTTGGCGAAGCGAGTATTTTACCGAAAAAAGAAGCGGCTGTCCCTTCTGCGACGCGGTGGCGGATGCGGCGTTCGACGATCGCAACGGCGTGCTTTTTCGCGCGCGGCACTGCTTTGGGGTGATGAACCTCTACCCATATAGCCCGGGCGCGTTTATGGTAATACCATACGAGCATGTCGATAATATCGAGTGCCTTAGCGACGATGCGTGGGCGGAGATGAGCCGCTACGTGCGCGCCGGAGTGGGGATTTTAAAGCGCACGCTGGGCGCAAACGGTGTAAATATCGGTATGAACCTCGGCGCTGCTGCGGGTGCGGGCATAGCCGAGCACGTACACTATCATCTCGTACCGCGGTGGCAGCGCGATACGAATTTCATCACGACGATCGCAAACGTCCGCGTAAACGGCGTTTCGTTCGCCCCGCTTTTTGAGAAGCTAAAAGCGGCTTATGCGGAAATCAAATTTTAA
- a CDS encoding WG repeat-containing protein, with amino-acid sequence MDQAGKEVAPCIYDIIWSFREGLD; translated from the coding sequence ATAGACCAAGCTGGCAAAGAAGTTGCCCCTTGTATCTATGATATTATTTGGAGCTTCCGTGAAGGTTTAGATTAG
- a CDS encoding WG repeat-containing protein, with amino-acid sequence MVEIYGGLKLKDKTGKYIAPYIDDDALYFFEGLAWVKKDEKFGLIDKTGKEVISCIYDGACDFKEGLAWVKKDKKFGFIDKTGKEVISCTCYGFSDFQEGLALVKRDEGWGYIDKTGKEVIPCIYDGASCFCKGLSWVKKDGKLGLIDKTGKEIVSCIYDDILVLDDTISDIYDQVIYYKGYVKVKKDGKWGLLDDLENEILKPAFYDEVELVKVLSDDYIKIILDGRETIVDKNGKIIS; translated from the coding sequence GTGGTCGAAATATATGGTGGATTGAAATTGAAGGATAAAACTGGCAAATATATCGCTCCTTATATTGATGATGACGCTTTATACTTTTTCGAAGGCTTAGCCTGGGTTAAAAAAGATGAGAAATTTGGCTTGATAGACAAAACCGGCAAGGAAGTTATTTCTTGTATTTATGATGGAGCTTGTGATTTTAAAGAAGGCTTAGCCTGGGTTAAAAAAGATAAGAAATTTGGCTTCATAGACAAAACAGGAAAAGAAGTTATTTCTTGTACTTGTTATGGCTTCTCAGATTTTCAAGAAGGCTTAGCTCTAGTTAAAAGAGATGAGGGATGGGGTTATATCGACAAAACAGGAAAAGAAGTCATTCCTTGTATTTATGATGGCGCTTCATGCTTTTGCAAAGGTTTGTCTTGGGTCAAAAAAGATGGAAAATTGGGTCTAATAGACAAAACTGGCAAAGAGATCGTTTCTTGTATTTATGATGATATATTGGTCTTAGACGATACCATATCTGATATATACGATCAAGTCATATATTATAAAGGATATGTTAAGGTCAAAAAAGACGGCAAATGGGGATTGCTAGATGATTTGGAAAATGAAATTTTAAAGCCAGCGTTCTACGACGAAGTAGAACTTGTGAAAGTTTTAAGCGACGACTATATCAAGATTATTTTAGACGGTCGCGAAACGATCGTGGATAAAAACGGCAAGATAATATCGTAA
- a CDS encoding bifunctional 3,4-dihydroxy-2-butanone 4-phosphate synthase/GTP cyclohydrolase II produces the protein MVSVEQAIEDLKNGKMLVMVDDVDRENEGDLVFASTFSSAEKVNFAITHARGVLCVALSPQIAQQLDLNLMVDKNTSSHETAFTVTIDAKDAKTGVSAYERNMTIELMSRVGARADDFVRPGHIFPLIAKSGGVLARTGHTEGSTDLCRLAGLSQSAVICEIVKDDGDMARRDDLEKFCAQHGINMISVAQIVQYRLKHETLVKFSEPKSAMLCGEAAKFYYVSDHEGNEHRAYIFGELGKSAQTNVKFHKISSDLEFLSDTKFNDFMRDLDILRKEGGVLLMLKSAQNRADFKSFGIGAQILAHLGVRKIKILSKSEPKDYAGLSGFGIDIV, from the coding sequence ATGGTTAGCGTAGAGCAGGCGATCGAGGATCTGAAAAACGGCAAAATGCTCGTTATGGTCGATGACGTCGATCGCGAGAACGAGGGCGATTTGGTGTTTGCGAGCACATTTAGCAGCGCGGAAAAAGTAAATTTTGCTATCACGCACGCTCGCGGAGTGCTGTGCGTGGCGCTCAGCCCGCAGATTGCGCAGCAGCTAGATCTAAATTTGATGGTTGATAAAAACACTTCGAGCCACGAGACCGCCTTTACCGTCACGATCGACGCGAAAGACGCCAAGACGGGCGTAAGCGCGTATGAGCGCAATATGACGATCGAGCTGATGTCGCGCGTAGGCGCTCGCGCGGATGATTTCGTCCGCCCGGGGCATATTTTCCCGCTCATCGCCAAAAGCGGCGGCGTGCTCGCTCGCACGGGGCACACCGAGGGCTCTACGGATCTGTGCCGTTTGGCGGGGCTTTCGCAAAGCGCCGTGATCTGCGAGATCGTCAAAGACGACGGCGATATGGCGCGCAGGGACGATCTGGAAAAATTCTGCGCGCAACACGGCATCAATATGATCTCGGTCGCGCAGATCGTGCAGTATCGCCTAAAGCACGAAACTCTCGTTAAATTTAGCGAGCCCAAAAGCGCTATGCTGTGCGGCGAGGCGGCGAAATTTTACTACGTGAGCGATCACGAGGGCAACGAGCACCGCGCCTATATTTTCGGTGAGCTGGGAAAGAGCGCGCAGACGAACGTGAAATTTCATAAAATTTCAAGCGATCTGGAATTTTTAAGCGATACGAAATTTAACGATTTCATGCGCGATCTGGACATTTTGCGCAAAGAGGGCGGCGTGCTTTTGATGCTAAAATCCGCGCAAAATCGCGCCGATTTTAAGAGCTTCGGCATCGGAGCGCAAATTTTAGCGCATCTGGGCGTTAGAAAAATCAAAATTTTAAGCAAGAGCGAGCCGAAAGACTACGCCGGGCTTAGCGGTTTTGGGATCGACATAGTTTGA
- a CDS encoding DNA polymerase IV, translating to MIAHIDLDSFFVSVARLADPALAGKKIAVVGGGDEEIFGGKSELGSVILSASYEARADGVHSAQPVKIALGLCPQLILVRAQHGEYRKISREIYEFLLNFTPEIEKFSIDEFFLNLRGTPYDADALSFAAFLQSEIMRRFSLPCSVGLSEAKLIAKLATSLAKPFGVRQILKSQIARELSAVPVAKFPGIGKAAQKTLGKYGIVSFGDALGHREIFEKMGTNGRKIFAALSGEDEGEVVSKRERKSIGFGRSFAPCADRDELRRKILILARHLAGEVLARDLKPATYDLKIRYKSREEFSHQISQDRAFSLNLLSETALELFRLCDVKKGAQIIHVALNLSNFSGKSGSSLLFGEIDKKQQSLDRSLSRIWEKFGIEKLKKASEI from the coding sequence TTGATAGCTCACATCGATTTGGACAGCTTCTTCGTTTCTGTAGCGAGACTTGCGGACCCCGCGCTTGCGGGCAAAAAGATCGCAGTCGTCGGAGGCGGCGACGAGGAGATTTTCGGCGGCAAGAGCGAGCTTGGAAGCGTGATTTTAAGCGCGAGCTATGAGGCCAGAGCGGACGGCGTGCACTCGGCGCAGCCCGTTAAAATCGCGCTCGGACTCTGCCCGCAGCTCATTTTGGTGCGCGCGCAGCATGGCGAATACCGCAAAATTTCACGCGAAATTTATGAGTTTTTACTAAACTTTACGCCCGAGATCGAAAAATTTAGCATCGACGAGTTTTTTCTAAATTTACGCGGCACGCCCTACGACGCGGACGCGCTGAGCTTTGCCGCATTTTTGCAAAGCGAAATTATGCGCCGCTTTAGCCTTCCGTGCAGCGTCGGTCTTAGCGAAGCAAAACTTATCGCAAAGCTCGCTACGAGCCTTGCCAAGCCCTTCGGCGTGCGGCAAATTTTAAAATCGCAAATTGCGCGCGAGCTATCCGCCGTGCCGGTAGCGAAATTCCCAGGCATCGGCAAAGCGGCGCAAAAAACGCTCGGCAAATACGGCATAGTAAGCTTCGGCGACGCGCTAGGGCACAGAGAAATTTTTGAAAAGATGGGTACAAACGGCAGGAAAATTTTCGCAGCCCTTAGCGGCGAGGATGAGGGCGAGGTCGTCTCAAAGCGCGAGCGCAAAAGCATCGGCTTTGGGCGTAGCTTCGCGCCGTGCGCCGATCGGGACGAGCTGCGGCGTAAAATTTTAATTTTGGCGCGTCATTTGGCGGGCGAAGTGCTTGCCAGAGACCTAAAGCCCGCGACGTATGATCTAAAGATCCGCTACAAATCGCGCGAGGAGTTTTCGCACCAGATCAGCCAGGATAGGGCGTTTAGCTTAAATTTACTGAGCGAGACCGCGCTTGAGCTGTTTAGGCTATGCGACGTGAAAAAAGGCGCGCAGATAATCCACGTAGCGCTAAATCTTTCAAATTTTAGCGGCAAATCGGGCAGCTCGCTACTTTTTGGCGAGATCGATAAAAAGCAGCAGAGCTTAGATCGATCTTTAAGCAGGATTTGGGAAAAATTCGGCATCGAAAAGCTAAAAAAAGCGAGCGAAATTTGA
- the lgt gene encoding prolipoprotein diacylglyceryl transferase, whose protein sequence is MNYWNEIYAHFDPVAFSAFGINVHWYGIMYVLALLTALFIAKYFVRKDGLDFSDKMLDRYFIWVEVGVILGARLGYIAIYSGEAAWYFSHPWQIFNPFHNGEFVGIRGMSYHGAVVGFVIATVWFCKKFKTDMWALLDLVALSVPLGYFFGRVGNFLNQELFGRETTEPWGILVGGTLRHPSQLYEAVLEGLVIFVILFFYRKFKKFNGELICLYAMLYTAFRFFVEFFRQPDDGLGFIFLNLSMGQILSLVMFLIAVFLKQSLKKKLICRN, encoded by the coding sequence TTGAATTACTGGAACGAAATTTACGCTCACTTTGATCCCGTAGCATTTAGCGCGTTTGGCATAAACGTGCACTGGTACGGCATTATGTATGTTTTGGCGCTGCTTACGGCGCTATTTATCGCCAAGTATTTCGTGCGAAAAGACGGTCTTGACTTCAGCGATAAGATGCTAGATCGCTACTTTATCTGGGTCGAAGTGGGCGTCATTTTGGGCGCGCGGCTTGGATACATCGCGATTTATTCGGGCGAGGCGGCGTGGTATTTCAGCCATCCGTGGCAAATTTTTAACCCATTTCATAACGGCGAGTTCGTGGGCATTCGCGGTATGAGCTATCACGGCGCGGTCGTCGGATTCGTGATCGCGACGGTTTGGTTTTGCAAAAAATTTAAAACCGATATGTGGGCGCTGCTCGATCTCGTGGCACTTAGCGTGCCGCTTGGATATTTTTTCGGGCGCGTGGGGAATTTTTTAAATCAGGAGCTTTTCGGGCGCGAAACGACCGAGCCATGGGGGATCTTGGTGGGCGGTACATTGCGTCATCCAAGCCAGCTTTACGAAGCAGTTTTGGAAGGACTGGTAATTTTCGTGATTTTATTTTTCTACCGTAAATTTAAGAAATTTAACGGCGAGCTGATATGTCTGTATGCGATGCTATATACGGCGTTTAGATTTTTCGTAGAATTTTTTAGGCAGCCGGATGATGGGCTCGGTTTTATATTTTTAAATTTATCAATGGGGCAAATTTTATCTTTAGTGATGTTTTTGATAGCAGTTTTCTTAAAGCAGTCTTTGAAGAAAAAACTAATTTGCAGAAATTAA
- a CDS encoding fumarate reductase cytochrome b subunit, producing the protein MLGRIEGFTGRSIDGKKSRIMALQDVAQSISGLILACFMLCHMIFTGTILIGKGAFEGVVHFAEPGGIYFVTNIVAFVIFVIFVIHAFLAMRKFPANYAAYRAFKAHKMRMKHCDTTLWWFQFWTGFFLFFFAAAHILMIVFGSKITADLAIARFGQLHLFYFVLLIFVVTHASIGIYRLYMKWISIDGTKAEIQRKRAFIKKAVFIVWGAFFLLSIIADFKWLSLE; encoded by the coding sequence ATGCTAGGTCGCATTGAAGGCTTTACGGGCAGATCCATAGACGGCAAAAAAAGCCGCATTATGGCTTTGCAAGATGTGGCGCAAAGCATCAGCGGGCTGATTTTGGCCTGTTTTATGCTGTGTCATATGATATTTACCGGCACGATTTTGATCGGTAAGGGCGCGTTTGAGGGCGTCGTACATTTCGCCGAACCGGGCGGAATTTATTTCGTCACAAACATCGTCGCTTTTGTAATTTTTGTGATTTTCGTGATTCACGCATTTTTGGCGATGAGAAAATTTCCGGCTAACTACGCCGCTTACAGAGCGTTTAAAGCGCACAAAATGCGAATGAAGCATTGCGACACGACGCTTTGGTGGTTTCAGTTTTGGACGGGATTTTTCCTATTTTTCTTTGCGGCGGCTCATATTTTAATGATCGTATTTGGTTCGAAAATTACTGCAGATCTTGCTATCGCTCGCTTCGGACAGCTTCATCTATTTTATTTTGTTTTATTGATTTTCGTAGTAACTCACGCTAGCATCGGAATTTATAGATTATATATGAAATGGATCAGCATAGACGGCACGAAGGCGGAAATTCAAAGGAAAAGAGCCTTCATTAAAAAGGCGGTTTTTATCGTTTGGGGTGCATTTTTCTTGCTTTCGATAATCGCCGATTTCAAATGGTTAAGTTTAGAATAG